One part of the Ursus arctos isolate Adak ecotype North America unplaced genomic scaffold, UrsArc2.0 scaffold_16, whole genome shotgun sequence genome encodes these proteins:
- the LOC130543882 gene encoding ral guanine nucleotide dissociation stimulator-like isoform X2 produces MTARDRAMVVEHWIKVAKACQTLRNYSSLRAILSALQSVSIHRLENTWGKVSRKPLRIFQKLCSKDTAQGRNLLIKERPSNRFATMVMALRGAQKRMQKKVSVPEAQGLQSQRRRRAPP; encoded by the exons atgacagcccgggacagggccatggtggtggagcactggatcaaggtggccaag gcctgtcaaaccctgaggaactactcgtccttacgtgccatcctctcggctctgcagagtgtctccattcaccgcctcgagaacacgtgggggaaggtttccag gaagccattgaggatctttcaaaagctgtgcagcaaggacaccgcacagggcaggaacctgctcatcaag gagcgaccatccaatagatttgccaccatggtgatggccctccggggagcccagaagaggatgcagaagaaggtgagtgtgcctgaggcccagggcctccaaagtcagaggaggaggagggctcctccctga